The following DNA comes from Gammaproteobacteria bacterium.
GTCCGGCGTCGCCTGCGCGCGCCGCAGAAACAACTCCGCAATCGTGCGCCCGGTGACCGTTTCCGGCGCGCCGTTCACTTCAGCGCGTCCCATCCGGACGCCGGCTGAAAGCGTTCGCCGTGGCGCGCCGCCAGCGCTTGCAGGCGCGCCAGGTGCGCGCCGGCGCCGTCGTCGCGCAGGTATTGCAAAGGCCCGCCGCGAAACGGCGCGAAACCGGCGCCGAATACCATGCCGGCGTCCAGCACATCGGCGTCCTCGACCAGTTGTTCGTGCAGGCACGCGACGGCCTCGTTCAGCAGCGACAGCATCAGCCGGTCGCGCAAATCGCGCCCCGGTTCGGGCCAACTCTTTGCGCGCACCGCGCGCCCGTTCTTCCAGCGGTAATAGCCGCGCCCGGTCTTGCGCCCGAGATGCCCGGCGGCGACCTGCTCGCCGCACGAACGCGGCAGTGGCCGCCGCAATGTCTCGGCGACCGAGCGGCAGATGTCCAGGCCGACGGTGTCGGCGAGTTCCAGCGGCCCCATCGGCATGCCGAAATCGGTGGCCGCGGCGTCAACGGTCTCCGCCGCCGCGCCTTCGCCGGCCATCCGCATCGCCTCGGCCAGATACGGCATCAGCACGCGGTTGACCAGAAACCCCGGCGACGAACGCACCGGCAGCGGCAGCCGGTCAATCGAGCGCGCGAACGCCGCCGCCGCGTCCAGCCATTGCCCGCCGGTCTCGCCGCCGTGCACAATCTCAATCAACTGCATCTTTGCCACCGGGTTGAAGAAGTGCAGGCCGACCAGCCGCGCCGGCTGTTCCAGGCCGCGCGCCAGTTCCTCAAGCGGCAGACTGGAGGTGTTGGTCGCAAGCAGCGCGGCGGGCCGGATGCGCGGTTCCAGCGCCGCGTACAGCGCGCGCTTGGCGTCGGCGTCTTCAATGATGGCCTCGATGACGACATCGGCGCGTTCAACGCCGTGGCCGCGCGGATCCGGCAGCAGGCGGTCCGCCGCCTCGTGCGCGCGGCGCTTCAGTCTCTTTGCAAACAGGCGCCGCGCGCGCGCCATCGCCGGCGCAATCAGCGCGGCGTCGCGGTCCTGCAATGTAACGCGGTGGCCGCTGAGCGCGCACCACGCGGCGATGTCGCCGCCCATGACGCCGGCGCCGACGACATGCACATGGCCCGGCGCGCTTTTGCGCGCGCGCGCCTTCAGGCGTTCGCGCAGCAGAAACACGCGAATCAGTTGCTGCGCCGCGTCGGAGTCAAACAGCGCGGCGACCGAATCGGCCTCGGCGCCGATTTGGCGCAGCGTGCCGCCGCGCGCTTCGCACCACGACGCCAGCAGGTGAAAGGGCGCGGGGTAATGCGCCTGGTTGACGCGCCTTGATAGTTGCCGTTCCACAAAGAAAGCGACGGCGCCGCGCAACGGCGCCATCTTCGGGATGCGCCGCAGGCGCGGCGCGCGGTGCGGTTTCGGCGCCTTTCGCAGCAGCGCCAATGCCGCCGCGTGCAGCGCGTCGCGCCGTGTTGCGTGGTCGGCGAGGCCGATGCGCTTTGCCTGCGCGCCGCCGACGGAGCGGCCCGTCAGCATCAGGTTCAGCGCCGGCAGGTCGCCAATCAGGCGCGGCAGGCGCACGCTGCCGCCGTAGCCCGGATGAATGCCGAGGCGCACTTCGGGCAAACTCAGGCGGCAGCCCGGCGCGTCTTCAACAACGCGGTAATCGCACGCAAGCGCAAGTTCCAGCCCGCCGCCCGCGCAAAACCCGTGTATCAGCGCCAGCGTCGGGCACGGCAGCGCTTCAAGACGGTTCAGCAGATTCTGCCCGTAATGCAGTTTCTGCAGCGCCTGCGCGCGCGTCTGCAAGTCGGTGAATTCGGTGACATCGGCGCCCGCCAGAAAGCCGTTGGCCTTGCCCGAACAAATGATGACGCCCGCCGGACAATCGCGCCCGAACGCATCCAGCAACCGCTCAAACTCGCCCAGCGCCGCGCTGTCCAGCACATTGGCCGAACGCGAGGCGTGGTCCAGCGTCAGCACGACAACGCCGTCGTCGCCGCGTTCAACCCGCCAGTGACGGAAGTCGTTGTGCGTCTCGTTCATCAAACCGTCTCAATCAGCGCGGCGCCGCCCTGGCCGCCGCCGATGCAAAGTGTCGCCACCGCGCGTTTGCCGCCGGTGCGCCGCAGCACATTCAGCGCGTGCAGCGTGATTCTCGCGCCCGACATGCCGACCGGATGGCCGCACGCGATGGCGCCGCCGTCCATGTTCAGGCGTTCCTGTTCTATTCTGCCGACGGCCTGTTCCAGCCCGGCCTCGTCGCGGCAGTAGTCGCGGCTTTCAAACGCCGCGAGACAGGCCAGCACCTGCCCGGCGAACGCCTCGTTGAGTTCCCAGTAATCAATGTCGCGCGCATGAAGGCCGAGGCGTTGCAGCAACCGCCCGGCGGCGTGCACCGGCCCCAGCCCCATTTCCGACGGGTCAAGCGCCGCCCATTCCACCGCGACGATGCGCCCGGCGGGTTCCAGTTGGTGTTCGCGCAGCGCGCGTTCCGACGCCAGCAGCAGCCACGCGGCGCCGTCGCTGACCTGCGCGCTGTTGCCGGCGGTGACGCTGCCGGACAATGGTTCAAACACCGGTTTCAACTTCGCCAGTTTCGCGGCGGAGGTGTCGCGGCGCAGCCCGTCGTCGTGCTCGACAACGCCGCCGTCGCCGTCGCAGTACAGCGGCTGAATCTCGTCGTCAAAGTGATGCTGTTCAATCGCGTGCGCCAGCCGCCGGTGGCTTTGCAGCGCAAACCGGTCCATCGCGTCGCGGTCAATGCCGAAACGCCGCGCAATCTTCTCGGCGGTCTGCCCCATGGACAGGCCGGCCACCGGGTCGGTCAGCCCGCGCCGCAGCGCGGCCACCGGTTTCAGGTGCGCGGGGCGCAGTTGCGCGATGTGCTTGATGCGCGCGCCGACGGTCCTGGCGCCGCGCAGGCCGGCCAGCCAGCGCACGGCGCCGTCGTTCAGCAGCAGCGGCGCGCGGCTCATCGCCTCGACGCCGCCGGCCAGCGCCAGTTGCGCCGCGCCGTCGCGGATGCGCGCGGCGGCGGTGTCAAGCGCCTGCATTCCCGACGCGCAGTTGCGCTGCACCGTGAATGCCGGCGTCGTCTGCGTAACGCCGATGCGCAGCGCGGCGACGCGCGCGATGTTGGCCTCGTCGGCGGCGGCCATCACGCAGCCGAGCACCACTTCATCCAGCGCATCGGCGGCGACGCCGGCGCGCAGCATCAGCGCGCCGCCCGCGGCCACCGCCAGGTCGGCGCCGCTGCAAGGCCCCGGCGTGCCGCGCGCTTTCAGTATCGGCGTGCGGCAGCCATCCACGATAAAGACATTGGCGTCGGGTTCGTTCATCGGGGGCATGTTATATCGCCCGTGCCGGATTCGTCCAGTTGCAACAGGGCGGGCCTGGCGATTGGGCGCGTTTGCCGCAAGCGGGTTGGCCTTCGGCCCGGGTTTGCCGGGGGTCGCCGCAGGGTTCAGCGGTTGGGCGCGTCCGCCAGCGACGGGTTGTCAATGTACGGGTTGCGCCGCCCCTGCAAACGCTGGATGACATCGTTGCGGCGTTTTTCGTCGGCGCCGGGCGGGTGGGCGCGGTTCCATTGTCGCAGCAGGCGGCGCTGGCGCGGGAAGATTGTCAGGCGGTAGCGGTCGGCCATGTAGAACATCGCGCGCGCGATTTTGCCGCGCGCCGCCGGGCGCGGTTCGGCGCGGCGCTTGCGCCGGTTCACCTCAAAGTCGCATTGGCCGTAGCGCCGCTTCTCGCCGCGCACGATGCCGAAGGCCATGCTGGAGCGTTCCTGGTTGATGTCGGCGCGCGCCGGGTACAGATTGTGCAGGTCGGCCTCAATGCGGTTGAAGCGCGCGCTGCGCTTGCGGCATTCGTTGCGTCTGCCGCATTTCAGCGCGCGCGTGACCCACGACATCGGAAAGACATGCTCAATGTTCAGTTTGCGCGCGCCGCGCCCGCGCGTGAAAGTCATGCCGCAGTACAGCGTTTCGCCGCCGCCGTCGTACAGTTGCGACCAGAACACGCCGCGTGCCTCCATATAGTCACGAAGGGCGCCGCCGCCATTCGCCGCGGCGACGGCGGCGGGGACGGCAAGCAGAAAGGCGGCGTGAACGGCGAACAGCAGCGCCGCAGCGGTGCGCTTACGCGGGCGGCGCGTCAACGGGGTTGGGCCGTGATTCAGGCGCCGTGTCAACGGAGCCAGGCCGGTATTCGGACACCGCATCAGCGGGATTGGGCCGCGATTCAGGCGGCGCGCCGGCAGAGGCAGGTCGGGATTCAGGCGCGTCGCCGGCAAACTCGTCCACCGCGATAACGCGGTCGCGTGCCTCGCGCGCCTTGCGGATGAGGTCGGCTTCGCCGTTGCTGATGATGTTTTTCTCAAGCGCGAGCGCCAGGTCGGGGACGACATCGTTCGGCAGGTCTCCGGCGCGCTGTGCGCCGCGCAGTTTCTTTTCGGGAATGGCGGCGGCGACGACCTTGTTCAGCGCGTCGGCGATGACAAACAGCGGGTCGTCTTGCTCCTCCGGCGTGAACAGGCCCTCAATCAGCGCGTCGCGCGCGGGCGACGGCTCGCACGGCAGGCGCGCGACGCGGTCGTTCAGTTCGTCGTTTTCGGGCACGACGCGCCGCCCCAGCGGATACACCAGCCACCGCAGTTTCAGCGCCGTCCATCTGCCGGGAAAGTTGTCGAGCAAATCGTTCAGCGCGCGGTGAAAGCAGCGCGTGCATTCCAGCACCGCCCAGTCCAGCAGCGGCCTCTCGTGCCAGGGCGAATGGCGGTTGTTGAAATGCTTCAGTGCCATTGAAGCAAGGTAGAGGTAACTCAGCATGTCGCCGAGGCGCGCCGACAGATGTTCACGGCGCTTCAGCGAACGGTTCACGCGCAGCAGCGCAAAGTCCGACGCCAGCGCAAACATCGCCGACATCCGCGTCAGCG
Coding sequences within:
- a CDS encoding endonuclease; protein product: MTRRPRKRTAAALLFAVHAAFLLAVPAAVAAANGGGALRDYMEARGVFWSQLYDGGGETLYCGMTFTRGRGARKLNIEHVFPMSWVTRALKCGRRNECRKRSARFNRIEADLHNLYPARADINQERSSMAFGIVRGEKRRYGQCDFEVNRRKRRAEPRPAARGKIARAMFYMADRYRLTIFPRQRRLLRQWNRAHPPGADEKRRNDVIQRLQGRRNPYIDNPSLADAPNR
- a CDS encoding acetyl-CoA C-acetyltransferase gives rise to the protein MNEPDANVFIVDGCRTPILKARGTPGPCSGADLAVAAGGALMLRAGVAADALDEVVLGCVMAAADEANIARVAALRIGVTQTTPAFTVQRNCASGMQALDTAAARIRDGAAQLALAGGVEAMSRAPLLLNDGAVRWLAGLRGARTVGARIKHIAQLRPAHLKPVAALRRGLTDPVAGLSMGQTAEKIARRFGIDRDAMDRFALQSHRRLAHAIEQHHFDDEIQPLYCDGDGGVVEHDDGLRRDTSAAKLAKLKPVFEPLSGSVTAGNSAQVSDGAAWLLLASERALREHQLEPAGRIVAVEWAALDPSEMGLGPVHAAGRLLQRLGLHARDIDYWELNEAFAGQVLACLAAFESRDYCRDEAGLEQAVGRIEQERLNMDGGAIACGHPVGMSGARITLHALNVLRRTGGKRAVATLCIGGGQGGAALIETV
- a CDS encoding 3-hydroxyacyl-CoA dehydrogenase NAD-binding domain-containing protein, with protein sequence MNETHNDFRHWRVERGDDGVVVLTLDHASRSANVLDSAALGEFERLLDAFGRDCPAGVIICSGKANGFLAGADVTEFTDLQTRAQALQKLHYGQNLLNRLEALPCPTLALIHGFCAGGGLELALACDYRVVEDAPGCRLSLPEVRLGIHPGYGGSVRLPRLIGDLPALNLMLTGRSVGGAQAKRIGLADHATRRDALHAAALALLRKAPKPHRAPRLRRIPKMAPLRGAVAFFVERQLSRRVNQAHYPAPFHLLASWCEARGGTLRQIGAEADSVAALFDSDAAQQLIRVFLLRERLKARARKSAPGHVHVVGAGVMGGDIAAWCALSGHRVTLQDRDAALIAPAMARARRLFAKRLKRRAHEAADRLLPDPRGHGVERADVVIEAIIEDADAKRALYAALEPRIRPAALLATNTSSLPLEELARGLEQPARLVGLHFFNPVAKMQLIEIVHGGETGGQWLDAAAAFARSIDRLPLPVRSSPGFLVNRVLMPYLAEAMRMAGEGAAAETVDAAATDFGMPMGPLELADTVGLDICRSVAETLRRPLPRSCGEQVAAGHLGRKTGRGYYRWKNGRAVRAKSWPEPGRDLRDRLMLSLLNEAVACLHEQLVEDADVLDAGMVFGAGFAPFRGGPLQYLRDDGAGAHLARLQALAARHGERFQPASGWDALK